One Bradyrhizobium diazoefficiens DNA window includes the following coding sequences:
- a CDS encoding ABC transporter substrate-binding protein: protein MKTKSLLSTASLALAIAAFSTGAQAQIAIGHLEDRSGGTADVGTPFGQAVADTFAWVNKNGGVGGKQLNVDTNDYGYQVPKAIALYKKWSAPDNKVAAIMGWGTADTEALTGFLAQDKIPDMSGSYAAALSDPEGSSGKAKPAPYNFFYGPTYSDALRAMLMWAAEDWKAKGKPGKPKYVHMGANHPYPNAPKAAGEALATELGFEVLPPLVFALSPGDYSSQCLSLKSSGANYAYLGNTPQSNVSVLKACKAANVDVQFLGNVWGMDESGAKAAGDAADGVVFPLRTAVSWGGDAPGMKTVMEISKMSDPTGKVYRPVHYVAAVCSALYMKEAIDWAAKNGGATGENVAKGFYQKKDWVPAGMEGVCNPSTWTEKDHRGTMKVDLYRSKVSGATDGDINDLMSKGTIKLEKVKSVELPRKPEWFGW from the coding sequence ATGAAGACAAAATCCCTTTTGAGCACCGCCTCGCTCGCGCTCGCGATTGCGGCCTTTTCAACCGGTGCGCAGGCGCAGATCGCGATCGGCCATCTCGAAGACCGCTCCGGCGGCACCGCCGACGTCGGCACGCCGTTCGGCCAGGCCGTTGCCGACACCTTCGCCTGGGTCAACAAGAATGGCGGCGTCGGCGGCAAGCAGCTCAACGTCGACACCAACGACTACGGCTACCAGGTGCCGAAAGCGATCGCGCTTTACAAGAAGTGGTCCGCCCCTGACAACAAGGTTGCCGCCATCATGGGCTGGGGCACGGCGGACACCGAAGCGCTGACCGGCTTCCTCGCCCAGGACAAGATTCCCGACATGTCCGGCTCCTACGCCGCGGCGCTGTCGGACCCTGAAGGCAGCAGCGGCAAGGCCAAGCCCGCACCCTACAATTTCTTCTATGGCCCGACCTATTCGGACGCGCTGCGCGCGATGTTGATGTGGGCGGCCGAGGACTGGAAGGCCAAGGGCAAGCCGGGCAAGCCGAAATACGTCCACATGGGCGCCAATCATCCCTACCCCAACGCGCCGAAGGCTGCTGGCGAGGCGCTGGCCACCGAACTCGGTTTCGAAGTGCTGCCGCCCCTGGTCTTCGCGCTGAGCCCGGGCGACTACAGCAGCCAGTGTCTGAGCCTGAAGAGCTCGGGTGCGAACTATGCCTATCTCGGCAATACGCCCCAATCCAACGTTTCGGTGCTGAAGGCCTGCAAGGCGGCGAACGTGGACGTTCAGTTCCTCGGCAACGTCTGGGGCATGGATGAGAGCGGCGCCAAGGCTGCCGGCGATGCCGCCGACGGCGTGGTGTTCCCGCTGCGCACGGCGGTGAGCTGGGGCGGCGACGCGCCCGGCATGAAGACGGTGATGGAGATATCGAAGATGTCCGACCCCACCGGCAAGGTCTACCGCCCCGTGCATTACGTCGCGGCCGTCTGCTCGGCGCTCTACATGAAGGAAGCGATCGACTGGGCCGCCAAGAACGGCGGCGCCACCGGCGAGAACGTCGCCAAGGGCTTCTACCAAAAGAAGGATTGGGTACCGGCTGGCATGGAAGGGGTCTGCAATCCCTCGACCTGGACCGAGAAGGACCATCGCGGGACCATGAAGGTCGACCTCTATCGCTCGAAGGTATCAGGAGCGACCGATGGCGACATCAACGACCTCATGAGCAAGGGCACGATCAAGCTCGAGAAGGTCAAGTCGGTCGAGCTGCCGCGCAAGCCGGAATGGTTTGGCTGGTGA
- a CDS encoding branched-chain amino acid ABC transporter permease — protein sequence MAGPALIPAGDFRTSYAADTTIFPTTTSRSFAILGVLLLCLVPQFLGGYWLSILIQIGIFSIAALGLNILVGFTGQISIGHAAFFLLGAFSSAYISNNAPIPVFFAIPLAGVVTALVGLVFGIPAARLKGLYLVIATLAAQYILLDFFSRAEWFTGGSVPASAEPFSIFGYSLRGDRQYFYVVLAYVLVSYILVTNLMRTRDGRALVAIRDHYLSAEIMGINLTKYRTLSFGLAAFFAGIAGALYAHYQLVVSQEGFGIERSILFLAMIIIGGTGSIMGTLMGTAFVVLLPEAMEFISLSLKGGAIDKALSLNNNLTFLREIAIGLIIIVFLMFEPDGLAHRWRQIKTYWKLYPFSH from the coding sequence ATGGCCGGCCCTGCCCTCATCCCCGCTGGTGATTTCCGCACTTCCTACGCGGCCGACACCACGATTTTTCCGACGACGACCAGCCGCAGCTTTGCGATTCTCGGCGTGCTGCTGCTCTGCCTCGTGCCGCAATTCCTCGGCGGATACTGGCTCAGCATCCTGATCCAGATCGGCATTTTCTCGATCGCGGCGCTGGGGTTGAATATCCTGGTCGGCTTCACCGGCCAGATCTCGATTGGCCATGCCGCCTTCTTCCTGCTCGGCGCCTTCTCCTCCGCCTACATCTCCAACAATGCGCCGATCCCGGTGTTCTTCGCGATTCCGCTGGCGGGTGTCGTCACCGCGCTGGTGGGTCTCGTGTTCGGCATCCCGGCGGCGCGGCTGAAGGGATTGTATCTCGTCATCGCTACTCTTGCCGCGCAATACATCCTGCTCGACTTCTTCTCCCGCGCGGAGTGGTTCACCGGCGGCTCGGTGCCGGCCAGCGCCGAGCCGTTCTCGATCTTCGGCTATTCGCTGCGCGGCGACCGGCAATATTTCTACGTCGTGCTGGCCTATGTGCTTGTCAGCTACATCCTCGTCACCAATCTGATGCGCACGCGCGACGGCCGCGCGCTGGTGGCGATCCGCGACCATTATCTCTCCGCCGAGATCATGGGCATCAACCTCACCAAATACCGCACGCTGTCGTTTGGATTGGCCGCCTTTTTCGCCGGCATCGCCGGCGCGCTCTATGCGCATTACCAGCTCGTGGTCTCGCAGGAAGGTTTTGGCATCGAGCGCTCGATCCTGTTCCTCGCCATGATCATCATCGGCGGCACCGGCTCGATCATGGGTACGCTGATGGGCACGGCCTTCGTCGTGCTGCTGCCCGAGGCGATGGAGTTCATCAGCCTGTCTCTGAAGGGCGGCGCGATCGACAAGGCGCTCTCGCTCAACAACAACCTCACCTTCCTGCGCGAGATCGCGATCGGGCTCATCATCATCGTGTTCCTGATGTTCGAGCCCGACGGCCTCGCCCATCGATGGCGACAGATCAAGACCTACTGGAAACTCTACCCGTTCTCGCATTGA
- a CDS encoding branched-chain amino acid ABC transporter permease: MNTAFLIQLLVNGLVVGTLYGVVAMSFVLIYKATQVVNFAQGELLLVGAWVCWALLAKYQVPFWIGMPMTLVFMFAFGIAIQVLILRPMIGEPIISVIMVTIGLSTVLQATLKWMFGVNPQPFPRVFESQSVGLFGLQIQTVYVMSLVVSIAMMIGMAWFFRASKYGLAMRATAFNQQVAQSLGISVKSVFAMAWAISATVSAVAGVVVAVVNGVSSGLAGYGIKVFPAAILGGLDSVGGAVLGGIIIGLLENIAQYVDSQYLHWGNLYEIAPFYVLIIVLMIKPYGLFGTHDIERI; this comes from the coding sequence ATGAACACTGCCTTCCTCATCCAGCTTCTGGTCAACGGTCTCGTCGTCGGCACGCTCTATGGCGTGGTCGCGATGTCGTTCGTGCTGATCTACAAGGCCACGCAGGTGGTCAATTTCGCACAAGGTGAATTGCTGCTGGTCGGGGCCTGGGTGTGCTGGGCCCTGCTCGCCAAATACCAGGTGCCGTTCTGGATCGGCATGCCGATGACGCTGGTGTTCATGTTCGCGTTCGGCATCGCGATCCAGGTCCTGATCCTGCGACCGATGATCGGCGAGCCCATCATCTCCGTGATCATGGTGACGATCGGCCTCTCGACCGTGCTGCAGGCGACGCTGAAATGGATGTTCGGTGTCAATCCGCAACCGTTTCCGCGCGTGTTCGAGAGCCAGTCGGTCGGCCTGTTCGGGCTCCAGATCCAGACTGTCTACGTCATGAGCCTGGTCGTCTCGATCGCGATGATGATCGGCATGGCCTGGTTCTTCCGCGCCTCGAAGTACGGCCTTGCGATGCGCGCCACGGCGTTCAACCAGCAGGTGGCGCAGTCGCTCGGCATTTCCGTGAAGAGCGTGTTCGCCATGGCCTGGGCTATTTCGGCGACCGTGTCGGCGGTCGCCGGTGTCGTCGTCGCGGTGGTCAACGGCGTGTCGTCCGGGCTCGCCGGCTACGGCATCAAAGTGTTTCCCGCCGCGATCCTCGGCGGGCTCGATTCCGTCGGCGGCGCGGTGCTCGGCGGCATCATCATCGGCCTGCTCGAGAACATCGCGCAATATGTCGACAGCCAGTATCTGCACTGGGGCAATCTCTACGAGATCGCGCCGTTCTACGTCCTCATCATCGTGCTGATGATCAAGCCCTACGGCCTGTTCGGCACCCACGACATCGAGCGGATCTGA
- a CDS encoding endonuclease domain-containing protein — MRGAEETKTGRARSLRAALTDAEGKLCYRLRARRLNGHKFVRQEPIGPYTVDFICREARLIVEVDGGQHADSPHDVVRDKWLTDRNCRILRFWNNDVSSNLAGVLETIVTALAEAPPHPDR; from the coding sequence ATGCGAGGTGCCGAAGAGACGAAGACTGGTCGCGCAAGGAGCTTGCGCGCTGCGTTGACGGATGCGGAAGGAAAGCTCTGCTATCGCCTGCGCGCCCGCAGGCTGAACGGCCACAAATTTGTCCGGCAGGAGCCGATCGGGCCATATACCGTCGACTTTATATGCCGTGAAGCGCGCCTGATCGTTGAAGTGGACGGTGGCCAACACGCCGACAGTCCGCATGACGTCGTGCGCGACAAATGGCTGACCGACCGAAATTGTCGGATCCTGCGGTTCTGGAACAACGATGTGTCGAGCAATTTGGCTGGCGTTCTCGAAACGATTGTTACCGCCCTCGCGGAGGCTCCCCCTCACCCGGATCGCTAA
- a CDS encoding long-chain fatty acid--CoA ligase gives MMDYAGRVAQADTYPKMLRLNAREHGNEIALREKDLGLWRPFTWNDYQTRVRDFALGLTELGLGREDVVGIIGDNRPDWVAAEVATHAIGGLSLGLYRDVLDEEASYLLNYGEAQLVFAEDEEQVDKLLTLADRVPRLKHIIYSDPRGMRKYDDPRLMSAETFAGLGRARATREPELYDRLVDATKGEDVAILCTTSGTTSHPKLAMLAAGRVLGHCATYLAFDPKGPDDEYVSVLPLPWIMEQVYVLGKGLLCRMKINFVEEPDTMMNDLREIAPTFVLFAPRVWESIAADVRAKVMDATPFKQRLFDIGMKSGLAALEQGNRSGFADAILFRALRDRLGFTRLRSAATGGAALGPDTFKFFQAMGVPLRTLYGQTELLGAYTLHPEGKVDPDTTGVPMADEIEIRIDNADVHGVGEIVVRHPHMFLGYYKNPEASVADIRDGWMLSGDAGYFNANRQLVVIDRIKDLAETSRGERFSPQFIENKLKFSPYIAEAVVLGAGRDALAAMICIRYSIISKWAEKNRLSFTTYSDLASRPEVYALLRKEVETVNVTLPPAQRISRFLLLYKELDADDGELTRTRKVRRSVINEKYEGIIDAIYRGDANIPVDTMIRFQDGTTQRVRTTLRVVDLGGHGHMAEAAE, from the coding sequence ATGATGGATTACGCAGGCCGCGTCGCGCAGGCCGACACTTATCCAAAAATGCTCCGGCTCAATGCCAGGGAGCACGGCAATGAAATTGCGCTGCGCGAAAAGGATCTCGGCCTCTGGCGCCCGTTTACCTGGAACGACTACCAGACGCGGGTGCGCGACTTTGCGCTCGGCCTGACCGAGCTGGGCCTCGGGCGCGAGGATGTCGTCGGCATCATCGGCGACAACCGGCCGGACTGGGTCGCGGCGGAGGTTGCGACTCACGCGATCGGCGGACTGAGCCTCGGGCTCTATCGCGACGTGCTGGACGAAGAGGCCTCCTATCTCCTCAACTACGGCGAAGCCCAGCTCGTCTTCGCCGAGGACGAGGAGCAGGTCGACAAGCTGCTCACGCTGGCCGATCGCGTGCCGCGGCTGAAGCACATCATCTATTCCGATCCGCGCGGCATGCGGAAATATGACGATCCCAGGCTGATGTCGGCGGAGACATTCGCCGGGCTCGGACGTGCCCGGGCCACGCGCGAGCCGGAGCTCTACGATCGCCTCGTCGATGCCACCAAGGGCGAGGACGTCGCCATCCTCTGCACCACGTCCGGCACGACGTCGCACCCCAAACTCGCAATGCTCGCCGCCGGCCGCGTCCTCGGCCATTGCGCGACCTATCTCGCTTTCGATCCGAAGGGGCCGGACGACGAATACGTCTCCGTGCTGCCGCTGCCGTGGATCATGGAACAGGTCTATGTGCTGGGCAAAGGCCTCCTCTGCCGGATGAAGATCAACTTCGTCGAAGAGCCGGACACGATGATGAATGATCTGCGCGAGATCGCGCCGACCTTCGTGCTGTTCGCGCCGCGCGTCTGGGAATCGATCGCCGCCGATGTCCGCGCCAAGGTGATGGACGCGACACCCTTCAAGCAGCGTCTGTTCGACATTGGCATGAAGAGCGGCCTTGCCGCGCTCGAACAGGGCAATCGTTCGGGCTTTGCCGACGCGATTTTGTTCCGCGCATTGCGCGACCGCCTCGGCTTCACGCGGCTACGCTCGGCTGCAACCGGCGGCGCGGCGCTCGGGCCCGACACCTTCAAGTTCTTCCAGGCCATGGGCGTGCCGCTGCGCACGCTATACGGCCAGACCGAGTTGCTAGGGGCCTACACGCTGCATCCCGAAGGCAAGGTCGATCCTGATACCACCGGCGTACCGATGGCCGACGAGATCGAGATCCGCATCGACAACGCCGACGTCCATGGCGTCGGCGAGATCGTCGTGCGGCACCCCCACATGTTTCTCGGCTATTACAAGAACCCGGAGGCGAGCGTGGCCGACATCCGGGACGGCTGGATGCTGTCGGGCGACGCCGGCTATTTCAACGCGAACCGCCAGCTCGTCGTGATCGACCGCATCAAGGATCTCGCCGAGACCTCGCGCGGCGAGCGCTTCTCGCCGCAATTCATCGAGAACAAGCTGAAATTCTCGCCCTACATCGCCGAAGCCGTGGTGCTGGGGGCCGGCCGCGACGCGCTCGCGGCGATGATCTGCATCCGCTATTCCATCATCTCGAAATGGGCGGAGAAGAACCGCCTCTCCTTCACGACATACAGCGATCTCGCCTCGCGCCCCGAGGTCTACGCGCTGCTCCGCAAGGAGGTCGAAACCGTCAACGTCACGCTGCCGCCGGCGCAGCGCATCTCGCGCTTTCTGCTGCTGTACAAGGAGCTCGACGCCGACGACGGCGAGCTCACCCGTACCCGAAAAGTGCGCCGCAGCGTCATCAACGAGAAGTACGAAGGCATCATCGACGCGATCTACCGTGGCGATGCCAACATCCCCGTCGACACGATGATCCGCTTCCAGGACGGCACCACGCAGAGGGTGCGCACGACGCTCCGCGTGGTGGATCTGGGCGGACACGGGCATATGGCGGAGGCTGCGGAGTGA
- a CDS encoding ABC transporter ATP-binding protein, translated as MATSLEVRGVSLRFGGVRALTDVSFGINDGELFSIIGPNGAGKTSIVNCISGRYKPTEGQLFYRGRDITGLTPNARASLGIGRTFQNLALFHHMSVLDNIMVGRHHLLKNNFLTGSLYWLTGARKEELEHRRKVEEIIDFLDLQSVRKAQAGTLSYGLRKRVELARAMALEPRLILLDEPMAGMNFEEKEDMARYIVDLNEEFGMTVVMIEHDMGVVMDISHRVIVLDFGRKIAEGDPAAVLADSHVRRAYLGEEDEVLVDPDDAPPAQESAA; from the coding sequence GTGGCTACCAGTCTCGAAGTGCGCGGCGTGTCCTTGCGGTTCGGCGGCGTTCGCGCGCTGACCGACGTCAGCTTCGGAATCAACGACGGCGAATTGTTCTCGATCATCGGCCCCAATGGCGCCGGCAAGACCTCGATCGTGAATTGTATTTCCGGCCGTTACAAGCCGACCGAAGGCCAGCTGTTCTACCGGGGCCGCGATATCACCGGCCTGACGCCGAACGCCCGCGCCTCGCTCGGCATCGGCCGCACCTTCCAAAATCTCGCGCTATTCCACCACATGAGCGTGCTCGACAACATCATGGTCGGCCGCCATCACCTGCTGAAGAACAATTTCCTCACGGGCTCGCTGTACTGGCTCACCGGCGCGCGCAAGGAAGAGCTCGAACATCGCCGCAAGGTCGAGGAGATCATCGACTTCCTCGACCTCCAGTCGGTACGCAAGGCACAAGCCGGCACCCTCTCCTACGGCCTGCGCAAGCGCGTCGAGCTGGCCCGCGCCATGGCGCTGGAGCCGCGCCTCATCCTCCTCGACGAGCCGATGGCCGGCATGAACTTCGAGGAGAAGGAGGACATGGCCCGCTACATCGTCGACCTCAACGAGGAGTTCGGCATGACGGTGGTGATGATCGAGCACGACATGGGCGTGGTGATGGACATCTCCCACCGCGTCATAGTGCTGGATTTCGGCCGCAAGATCGCCGAGGGCGATCCCGCCGCGGTGCTCGCCGATTCCCACGTCAGGCGTGCCTATCTCGGCGAGGAGGACGAGGTGCTGGTCGATCCCGACGACGCACCGCCGGCGCAGGAGAGCGCGGCATGA
- a CDS encoding Crp/Fnr family transcriptional regulator — MISDDQLKRIAAWSRELTQAEIEVARAGITERSYGTGETVFMRGDKFDYWAGMVSGLARMGGVSRDGKETSLAGLTAGAWFGEGSVLKNELRRYDVVALRDSRVALMERAAFMWLFENSVGFNRFLVRQLNERLGQFIGMLEVNRTLDATARLARGIASLFNPILYPESTAHLEITQEEIGALSGMSRQNANRALNQLEKEGLLRLEYGGVTILNIERLRGYGD; from the coding sequence ATGATTTCAGATGATCAACTGAAGCGCATCGCCGCCTGGTCGCGCGAGCTCACGCAAGCGGAGATCGAGGTCGCCCGTGCCGGGATCACGGAGCGGTCCTACGGCACCGGCGAGACCGTGTTTATGCGCGGCGACAAATTCGACTATTGGGCCGGCATGGTGAGCGGCCTTGCCCGCATGGGCGGGGTCTCGCGTGATGGCAAGGAGACGAGCCTTGCGGGGCTCACGGCGGGCGCCTGGTTCGGCGAGGGCAGCGTGCTCAAGAACGAGCTGCGCCGCTATGACGTGGTTGCGCTGCGCGACAGCCGGGTCGCGCTGATGGAGCGCGCTGCCTTCATGTGGCTGTTCGAGAACAGCGTCGGCTTCAATCGCTTCCTGGTGCGCCAGCTCAACGAGCGGCTTGGCCAGTTCATCGGCATGCTCGAGGTCAACCGCACGCTCGATGCGACTGCTCGGCTTGCCCGCGGCATCGCCTCGCTGTTCAATCCGATCCTCTATCCGGAATCGACCGCGCATCTGGAGATCACCCAGGAGGAGATCGGCGCGCTGTCCGGCATGTCGCGGCAGAACGCCAACCGCGCGCTGAACCAGCTGGAGAAGGAGGGGCTGCTGCGGCTGGAGTACGGCGGCGTCACCATTCTCAATATCGAGCGGCTGCGCGGGTACGGGGATTGA
- a CDS encoding MFS transporter, which produces MSVGSRRSALAPFRIRNYRFQWPSDLLTSWAFEVETLVLGWYILVETGSVLLLTILASLQYLGTLVAPVLGMVGDRIGHRDLLVVLRLTYTVLASTIVVLALTGHLAPLNVMIIVTVMGLIRSSDLGIRSALLADIMPAEQLVGAISLSRTTQDSARIAGALTGAGLFAVLGIGPIYVGVACFYLTAAILMFCLTRPTKSAAHRAVESQSGSRLLRDLKEGIVYSWNGPAMLAALCVAFLANLTAFPLTNGLLPYIARDIFHTDQTGLGYLSASFALGSLIGSVTLSLASGLRIARLLIGATLAWYTLLLVFVEIRTMPVAMACLVLAGIAQSMSMISAAVILMRTASAHLRGRVMGVRMMVIYGLPIGLLAAGSLIDIIGYSATGSLYAVSGIIAMLAIAIRWRADLWPVHAPANAR; this is translated from the coding sequence GTGAGCGTGGGTTCGCGGCGCTCGGCGCTCGCGCCATTCCGCATCCGCAACTACCGCTTCCAGTGGCCGTCCGACCTGCTCACCTCCTGGGCGTTCGAGGTCGAGACGCTGGTGCTCGGCTGGTACATCCTGGTCGAGACCGGCTCGGTGCTGCTACTGACCATCCTCGCCTCGCTGCAGTATCTCGGCACGCTGGTTGCGCCGGTGCTCGGGATGGTCGGCGACCGCATCGGTCACCGCGACCTCCTTGTCGTGCTGCGCCTCACCTACACAGTGCTCGCTTCGACCATCGTGGTGCTGGCGCTGACTGGCCATCTGGCGCCGCTCAACGTCATGATCATCGTGACTGTCATGGGCCTGATCCGTTCCTCGGATCTTGGCATTCGCAGCGCACTGCTCGCCGACATCATGCCCGCCGAGCAGCTCGTGGGTGCGATCAGCCTGTCTCGCACGACCCAGGATAGCGCGCGCATTGCCGGAGCGCTGACGGGAGCTGGACTGTTTGCAGTCCTTGGCATAGGCCCAATCTATGTTGGGGTCGCATGTTTCTATCTCACGGCCGCGATTCTGATGTTCTGCCTGACCCGACCGACGAAGTCCGCGGCGCATCGCGCGGTCGAGAGCCAGTCCGGCTCGCGACTGCTGCGCGATCTCAAGGAAGGCATCGTGTATTCCTGGAACGGGCCGGCCATGCTGGCAGCGCTTTGCGTCGCATTCCTTGCCAATCTCACCGCATTTCCGTTGACGAATGGATTGCTGCCCTACATCGCGCGCGACATCTTTCATACCGACCAGACCGGCCTCGGTTATCTTTCGGCGAGCTTCGCCCTGGGCTCGCTGATCGGCTCCGTCACGCTCAGTCTGGCCAGCGGCCTGCGCATTGCCCGGCTCCTGATCGGTGCCACACTGGCCTGGTACACGCTGCTGCTCGTGTTCGTCGAAATCAGGACCATGCCGGTCGCCATGGCTTGCCTCGTGCTGGCCGGCATCGCCCAGAGCATGTCGATGATTTCGGCAGCTGTGATCCTGATGCGGACGGCCAGCGCGCACCTGCGCGGTCGGGTGATGGGGGTGCGCATGATGGTGATCTACGGCCTGCCGATCGGATTGCTCGCGGCCGGCAGCCTGATCGACATCATCGGTTATTCCGCGACCGGCTCGCTCTACGCGGTCTCAGGCATCATCGCGATGTTGGCCATCGCCATCCGCTGGCGCGCCGACCTGTGGCCGGTGCATGCGCCCGCCAATGCGCGGTGA
- a CDS encoding uroporphyrinogen-III synthase, translated as MADRLNGTRILILESREEAQFSKLLAEQGADVVQCPMFTIQDAQDPAPVEAWIRRAIDKPFDDLVLMTGEGLRRITKLARARQIDQAFVAALAKSRKFTRGPKPGKALREIGLEAQQTTEKPTTEGVIEMLGKRDLRGRRLGLQLYPDKDHSALTGALAAQGAEVDTVLPYVYDSKAADANIVAAIDDMAAGRIDSIALTNLGQVRRLIEAAKAHGSEAKLREGFERTLIASVGPAVSGELAAHGLRTDISPADDAYFMRPLISAMAAALAERKPKTAAR; from the coding sequence ATGGCCGACCGTTTGAACGGCACCCGCATCCTGATCCTGGAAAGCCGCGAGGAGGCGCAGTTCTCAAAACTTCTGGCCGAGCAAGGCGCCGATGTCGTGCAATGTCCGATGTTCACCATCCAGGATGCGCAGGACCCCGCCCCGGTCGAGGCCTGGATCCGCCGCGCCATCGACAAGCCGTTCGACGACCTCGTGCTGATGACTGGCGAGGGCCTGCGGCGGATCACGAAGCTCGCGCGCGCGCGCCAGATAGACCAGGCTTTTGTCGCGGCGCTCGCCAAGTCGCGAAAATTCACCCGCGGGCCGAAGCCCGGTAAGGCATTGCGCGAGATCGGACTCGAGGCGCAGCAGACCACGGAGAAGCCGACCACCGAGGGCGTGATCGAGATGCTGGGCAAGCGCGACCTCAGGGGACGCCGCCTCGGCCTCCAGCTCTATCCGGACAAGGACCACAGCGCGCTGACCGGTGCGCTGGCCGCGCAAGGTGCCGAGGTCGATACCGTGTTGCCTTACGTCTACGATTCCAAGGCAGCCGATGCGAATATCGTTGCGGCCATCGACGACATGGCGGCCGGGCGGATCGATTCCATCGCGCTCACCAATCTTGGCCAGGTCCGCCGCCTGATCGAGGCCGCCAAGGCCCATGGCAGCGAGGCGAAACTGCGCGAGGGATTTGAGCGCACGCTGATCGCATCGGTGGGGCCCGCAGTATCCGGCGAGCTCGCAGCGCATGGGTTGCGCACCGACATCTCGCCAGCGGACGACGCCTATTTCATGCGCCCTCTGATCTCGGCGATGGCTGCGGCGCTGGCGGAGCGGAAGCCGAAAACTGCTGCGAGGTAG
- the purU gene encoding formyltetrahydrofolate deformylase: MPDHQYVLTLSCPDRPGIVSAVSTFLANSGQNILDAQQFDDVETKKFFMRVVFTAADLAVELSALQTGFAAIAERFGMEWQMRDRAALRKVMLLVSKSDHCLVDILYRWRTGELPMTLAAIVSNHPREVYAGLDFGGIPFHYLPVTKETKREQEGQILDLVAKTGTDLVVLARYMQILSDDLSAQLSGRCINIHHSFLPGFKGAKPYHQAHERGVKLIGATAHYVTRDLDEGPIIDQDVERISHRDTPEDLVRKGRDIERRVLARAIRYHLDDRVIPNGRKTVVFMD, translated from the coding sequence ATGCCCGATCATCAATACGTTCTGACCCTGTCCTGTCCGGATCGTCCCGGCATCGTTTCGGCGGTGTCCACCTTCCTGGCGAACTCCGGACAGAACATTCTGGACGCCCAGCAGTTCGACGACGTCGAGACCAAGAAATTCTTCATGCGCGTGGTGTTCACCGCGGCCGATCTCGCCGTGGAGCTGTCTGCGCTCCAGACCGGCTTTGCCGCGATCGCCGAGCGTTTCGGCATGGAATGGCAGATGCGCGACCGTGCCGCGCTTCGCAAGGTGATGCTGCTGGTGTCGAAGTCCGACCACTGCCTGGTCGACATCCTCTATCGCTGGCGCACCGGCGAATTGCCGATGACGCTCGCTGCGATCGTCTCCAACCATCCACGTGAGGTCTATGCCGGATTGGATTTCGGTGGCATCCCGTTCCACTATCTGCCGGTCACCAAGGAAACCAAGCGCGAACAGGAAGGGCAGATCCTGGATCTCGTCGCCAAGACCGGCACCGATCTCGTCGTGCTCGCCCGCTACATGCAGATCCTGTCGGACGATCTTTCGGCACAGCTCTCGGGCCGCTGCATCAACATCCACCACTCGTTCCTGCCTGGCTTCAAAGGCGCAAAGCCCTATCACCAGGCGCATGAGCGCGGCGTCAAGCTGATCGGCGCCACGGCGCACTACGTGACGCGCGACCTCGACGAGGGCCCGATCATCGACCAGGACGTCGAGCGCATCAGCCATCGCGATACGCCGGAAGATCTCGTGCGCAAGGGCCGCGACATCGAGCGCCGCGTGCTGGCGCGTGCGATCCGCTACCACCTCGACGACCGTGTCATCCCGAATGGTCGCAAGACTGTGGTGTTTATGGATTGA